A region from the Leptospirillum ferriphilum ML-04 genome encodes:
- a CDS encoding adenylate/guanylate cyclase domain-containing protein, producing MRKAFRIGLFLKIFLLSSAVSLISLVGGYWLLEKQMVSRVSRILKSESQLVLDQLAHAVAIPIISDDRLTINDLLRTFSLQNGVKEIFVKGKDGKILGDSIKGHPLDIRGYTPSKNGETKIFFHHFEQFHYDLASKTVFFGNIPVGTISIVFSDKPYRVIRNEILSSFLVLGLAGLILSLGGALFLSRFLTRPIKTLHQATQSLMGGDFSLQLTPSSHDELGDLTEGFNQMVKELHHKELLQNALIRYVSHDMAERILLNPDLIHLGGIRQEVVVLFADIRDFTRLSNILSPEQTVAILNEYYDSLIRVVLDHQGSVNNIMGDGFMAVFGIPEFLPDHPRIALNCAIALRHAILACSKSRMERNLPIAEFGMGLHIGDGIVGNIGSGMRMEYTVVGQTVNVASRLETLAQPSDILVSLDLRHRAGGDFTFSEDYPVAIKGLDKEIRVCQLLEKT from the coding sequence TTGAGAAAAGCGTTTCGCATCGGTCTCTTCCTCAAGATTTTCCTGCTCTCCTCCGCTGTCTCCCTTATTTCTCTTGTCGGCGGTTACTGGCTCCTCGAAAAGCAGATGGTGAGCCGCGTCAGCAGAATCCTGAAAAGCGAAAGCCAGCTTGTTCTTGACCAGCTGGCCCATGCCGTCGCCATACCCATCATCAGTGATGACCGTTTGACGATCAACGATCTTTTGAGGACCTTTTCCCTTCAAAACGGCGTCAAGGAAATTTTTGTCAAAGGCAAAGACGGGAAAATCCTGGGGGATTCAATCAAGGGACATCCCCTGGATATCCGGGGATACACCCCATCGAAAAATGGCGAAACCAAGATTTTTTTTCACCACTTTGAACAGTTCCATTATGACCTGGCAAGCAAAACTGTTTTTTTCGGCAACATTCCGGTCGGAACGATTTCCATCGTTTTTTCAGACAAGCCCTACCGCGTCATCCGAAACGAGATTCTCTCCTCCTTTCTCGTTCTCGGATTAGCCGGACTGATCCTGTCTCTGGGAGGCGCGCTGTTCTTGTCCCGGTTTCTGACCCGCCCGATCAAAACTCTGCATCAGGCCACCCAGTCTCTCATGGGAGGTGACTTTTCCCTTCAGCTGACACCGTCTTCACACGACGAGTTGGGAGATCTGACCGAAGGGTTCAATCAGATGGTCAAGGAGCTTCATCACAAGGAGCTTCTTCAAAATGCCCTGATCCGGTATGTTTCCCATGATATGGCAGAAAGAATCCTCCTGAACCCCGACCTGATCCATCTGGGAGGGATTCGTCAGGAGGTAGTGGTTCTCTTTGCCGATATCCGGGACTTTACCCGTCTTTCGAACATCCTCTCCCCGGAGCAAACCGTTGCAATCCTGAACGAATATTACGACTCCCTGATTCGGGTGGTTCTTGATCATCAGGGCTCCGTCAACAATATTATGGGAGATGGATTCATGGCTGTGTTCGGGATTCCGGAGTTCCTACCGGATCACCCCCGGATTGCTCTCAATTGCGCCATTGCCCTCAGGCATGCCATTTTGGCGTGTTCCAAAAGCCGGATGGAGCGAAATCTCCCGATTGCGGAATTTGGAATGGGTCTTCATATCGGGGATGGCATCGTCGGGAATATAGGGTCCGGGATGAGAATGGAGTATACTGTCGTTGGCCAGACAGTAAACGTTGCTTCCCGTCTGGAAACCCTTGCGCAACCCTCGGACATCCTGGTCAGTCTGGACCTGCGTCATCGGGCGGGGGGAGATTTTACCTTTTCGGAGGATTATCCTGTTGCGATCAAGGGGCTGGACAAGGAAATCCGGGTGTGTCAGCTGCTCGAAAAAACATGA
- a CDS encoding DsbA family oxidoreductase yields the protein MSEIGMTEFPNHFLHARWFTDPVCSWSFAAEEAIETFRNHFSGRLLFENRMYVLYQDLSTFLRHHGMESQADFAPKIEKVSRATGKSISAGAWRKGNVPSSSEDCCLWFKAAQSIDPLKGNDFLSGMRKALFHQEENVSSLPVLKDIARISGLDPDMLQKKVREEGCRTLLAEDMSLAAREGVETRPTLVLRNSGGDRVLIGGLMDPELFIHAGEVLLREA from the coding sequence ATGAGCGAAATCGGGATGACGGAATTTCCAAACCATTTTTTGCACGCGCGCTGGTTTACCGATCCGGTCTGCTCCTGGAGCTTTGCGGCGGAAGAGGCAATTGAAACGTTCCGGAACCATTTTTCCGGAAGGCTCCTCTTTGAAAATCGCATGTATGTCCTGTATCAGGATCTCTCGACATTTTTACGCCATCATGGAATGGAATCCCAGGCCGACTTCGCTCCCAAAATCGAAAAGGTTTCCCGGGCAACGGGAAAATCGATCAGCGCAGGGGCCTGGAGAAAAGGGAACGTCCCGTCCTCATCGGAAGACTGCTGCTTATGGTTCAAGGCGGCGCAATCGATCGACCCTCTGAAAGGGAACGATTTTCTGTCCGGGATGCGGAAAGCTCTTTTTCATCAGGAGGAAAACGTCTCGAGTCTTCCCGTTCTGAAAGACATTGCCCGAATCTCCGGTCTGGATCCGGACATGCTCCAGAAAAAGGTTCGGGAGGAAGGTTGCCGGACACTCCTTGCCGAAGACATGTCTCTGGCTGCAAGGGAAGGAGTGGAAACCCGTCCGACGCTCGTTCTGCGCAATAGCGGTGGAGACCGGGTTCTGATAGGGGGGCTCATGGATCCGGAGCTCTTCATTCACGCGGGAGAAGTCCTTCTTCGGGAAGCCTGA
- a CDS encoding (2Fe-2S) ferredoxin domain-containing protein translates to MKLLTQSHIVSLGLEKDILVTKTGCLDQCEYGPMVLLYPEGTWYSGMDEKSVRTLVEQIRDGKELLPRNLFYQIEQKRG, encoded by the coding sequence TTGAAACTTCTGACTCAGTCCCATATTGTCTCTCTCGGTCTGGAGAAAGACATTCTTGTCACCAAGACGGGATGCCTGGACCAGTGCGAGTATGGACCGATGGTTCTTCTTTATCCGGAAGGCACGTGGTATTCCGGAATGGACGAGAAAAGTGTCCGGACCCTGGTTGAGCAGATCAGGGACGGGAAGGAGTTGCTTCCCCGGAATCTTTTCTATCAGATTGAACAAAAGAGAGGTTAA
- a CDS encoding tetratricopeptide repeat protein, with protein MCFFIKEKISVFLIFLLCLINLPIMLAGSVSLEASEICPIKSGSKNAVQYFQAGMELLNSHGPKKNDQRKAFFCFRESALLGYSWGEVWLGILYYKGMGVEKNRNKALRWWKKAAEQGNPWAQDRFNEDY; from the coding sequence ATGTGCTTTTTCATCAAAGAAAAAATTTCCGTTTTTCTGATTTTTCTTCTTTGCCTGATCAATCTTCCGATCATGCTTGCTGGTTCTGTTTCCCTTGAGGCCAGCGAAATCTGTCCCATAAAATCCGGTTCAAAAAATGCCGTCCAATACTTTCAGGCGGGGATGGAACTGCTGAATTCGCATGGACCGAAAAAAAATGATCAAAGGAAAGCTTTTTTCTGCTTCCGGGAATCGGCTTTGTTAGGATACTCATGGGGGGAGGTCTGGCTCGGAATTCTTTATTACAAGGGAATGGGAGTTGAGAAAAATCGCAATAAGGCCTTGCGCTGGTGGAAAAAAGCCGCCGAACAAGGGAACCCCTGGGCTCAGGACCGATTTAACGAGGATTACTGA
- a CDS encoding 5-(carboxyamino)imidazole ribonucleotide synthase, translating into MILPDAALGVLGGGQLGRMFAMAARSMGYRVITWDPDPSSPARDFSTHHLSAGFDDEKAISFCLDNVQAITTEFENVPVGTLEKLSKKRIVLPDSHGVGICQDRIREKTFLRQCGFPVPAFQPILHPEDLDSLPSSFHFPALLKKSRLGYDGKGQRQVRDVLEAVRIYHEWGNVPCILEEKVPFLREVSVILGRTRGGEIRYYPVSENIHREGVLELSAAPAQISPELAGRLCAMAGSIAEKMEYAGVLAVEYFMLSEEHFLVNELAPRPHNSGHFTLDGCMTSQFEQQVRILCDLPLGETDLIAPSAMGNLMGDLWSNGKPDFGVLLSNPRVKLYLYGKSEARPGRKMGHFTLLAGETAHALEETRSLLQKLRSPGGAV; encoded by the coding sequence ATGATTCTCCCGGATGCGGCCCTTGGAGTCCTGGGGGGCGGTCAGCTCGGACGGATGTTTGCCATGGCAGCCCGGTCAATGGGCTACAGGGTCATCACCTGGGATCCGGATCCGAGCTCCCCGGCCAGGGACTTTTCAACCCATCATTTGTCTGCCGGATTTGATGATGAAAAGGCAATTTCCTTCTGCCTTGACAATGTCCAGGCGATCACGACCGAATTTGAAAACGTCCCGGTCGGGACTCTCGAAAAGCTTTCAAAAAAAAGAATCGTCCTCCCGGATTCTCATGGAGTGGGGATTTGCCAGGACCGTATCCGAGAAAAAACCTTCCTTCGCCAGTGCGGGTTTCCTGTACCGGCTTTCCAACCCATTCTTCACCCGGAGGATCTTGACTCCCTTCCATCCTCCTTCCATTTTCCGGCCCTCCTGAAAAAGAGCCGTCTCGGATATGACGGCAAGGGGCAACGACAGGTCCGGGATGTCCTGGAAGCCGTCCGGATCTATCATGAATGGGGAAACGTTCCCTGTATTCTGGAAGAAAAGGTTCCGTTTCTTCGGGAGGTATCGGTCATTCTGGGAAGGACGAGGGGAGGGGAGATTCGCTACTATCCGGTCTCAGAAAATATTCATCGGGAGGGAGTTCTTGAATTGTCTGCCGCCCCGGCACAAATCTCTCCGGAATTGGCGGGACGCCTCTGCGCTATGGCCGGGTCCATTGCAGAGAAGATGGAATACGCGGGCGTTCTGGCTGTCGAATATTTTATGCTTTCGGAGGAGCACTTTCTGGTGAATGAACTTGCTCCGCGCCCTCATAACAGTGGCCATTTCACACTGGACGGATGCATGACAAGCCAGTTCGAACAGCAGGTCCGCATCCTGTGCGACCTTCCGCTCGGAGAGACAGACCTGATTGCCCCTTCTGCCATGGGAAACCTGATGGGAGATCTCTGGTCCAACGGCAAACCCGATTTCGGGGTACTGCTGTCCAATCCCCGGGTCAAGCTGTACCTCTATGGCAAATCGGAGGCCCGGCCTGGCAGGAAAATGGGGCATTTCACCCTGTTGGCCGGGGAGACGGCCCACGCCCTCGAAGAAACTCGAAGTCTTCTTCAAAAACTCCGGTCACCGGGTGGAGCCGTCTGA
- a CDS encoding tetratricopeptide repeat protein, with protein sequence MTSKRPSWCFLLVLFFLFPALFSGCASSGPRLPKLQSDARSALSNANQQFLQQHPDTALHLVRQALRAHQLLGDLPDSVRDMDRIGYIEVATGQYSKAVVWYERAELLASILRDPLLKAQTDVLSCDTEIFLQQNDQARQTLKNVRAILAQLPDSAQKKHILAHALNSEGMLFLREKHFRKALSSFQKALSLNRKNGDSSITASNFSNIGIANLGLKQPKKSREAFEKALSIDRKSGNPEGIAFDSEGLSLADIQIGHWDQALQSILAAFQIRLQQHDMEQSRKDFALFQDVTSKHPVSVNTSLLQDWPVPSP encoded by the coding sequence ATGACATCGAAAAGACCTTCATGGTGTTTTTTGCTGGTTCTTTTTTTTCTCTTTCCGGCTCTTTTTTCGGGATGCGCATCCTCTGGTCCGCGTTTGCCAAAACTTCAGTCGGATGCCCGTTCTGCATTGTCCAATGCCAATCAGCAGTTTTTACAGCAGCACCCGGACACGGCCCTTCACTTGGTCCGGCAAGCCCTTCGTGCCCATCAGCTTCTCGGCGATCTTCCTGACAGCGTTCGGGACATGGATCGGATCGGATATATTGAAGTTGCCACCGGCCAATACTCCAAGGCAGTGGTCTGGTATGAAAGGGCCGAATTACTGGCAAGCATCCTTCGGGATCCTCTTCTGAAGGCACAAACGGACGTTCTCTCCTGCGATACGGAAATCTTTCTTCAGCAAAACGATCAGGCCCGTCAAACCTTGAAGAATGTCAGGGCGATTCTGGCTCAACTGCCGGACTCGGCGCAAAAGAAGCATATCCTGGCACATGCCCTGAACTCTGAAGGAATGCTTTTTCTTCGGGAGAAGCATTTCCGGAAGGCACTTTCCTCTTTTCAAAAAGCTCTTTCCCTGAACAGAAAAAATGGGGACAGCTCGATAACGGCAAGTAATTTTTCCAATATCGGCATTGCCAATTTGGGGTTAAAACAACCGAAAAAGTCCAGAGAAGCTTTTGAAAAAGCCCTCTCTATCGATCGCAAATCCGGAAATCCGGAGGGGATCGCTTTCGACTCGGAAGGACTTTCTCTTGCAGATATACAAATCGGACATTGGGATCAGGCCCTTCAGTCGATCCTGGCAGCGTTTCAAATCCGGTTGCAACAGCATGATATGGAACAGTCCCGAAAAGATTTTGCTCTTTTCCAGGACGTCACCTCGAAGCACCCCGTTTCCGTGAATACCTCTCTTTTACAGGATTGGCCGGTTCCCTCCCCCTAG
- a CDS encoding complex I 51 kDa subunit family protein: protein MEKASVQNGTPYLIGPDSVLIRQAILDGGPGLSTYLKDGGYEGLRRVLGNLSPSEAIEELKEAGLRGRGGSGFPTAIKWEKVAHHRIREKYVVANGSEGEPGSHKDHFLIETNPHQILEGMIIASFAVRARKAILFVKDSFPRGIDALKKARDEAREEGFLGDRILGSEFSLDLEIFVGPSAYIAGEETALLEALEGRLPKPRPKPPGYPTDRGLYNCPTVVNNVETYAHVSHIFRHGAHWFKRRGLPKSPGTMVFSVTGSVKRPIVVELPLGTSLRTLVEEYAGGAPDGERIESFYPGGPSFGVLPAKDLDTPLDYDALRALGSGIGSGGVIVLSDKDCPVATARQFAAFYETGSCGQCPPCRIGTENLHEILELFENGKASRENVQRILRISDMIKGRGNCGLITASAYSVESLVRHFPEEFQSHLDDGGCRRQHRTPFYQEVLPVDDSKI, encoded by the coding sequence TTGGAAAAGGCGTCTGTGCAGAACGGGACTCCCTATCTCATCGGACCGGACTCTGTCCTGATCCGGCAAGCCATTCTCGACGGAGGACCCGGACTTTCGACTTACCTGAAGGACGGTGGATATGAAGGGCTTCGTCGGGTTCTGGGCAACCTGTCTCCTTCGGAAGCCATTGAGGAGCTGAAAGAGGCAGGGCTTCGGGGCAGAGGCGGGAGCGGATTTCCGACTGCCATCAAATGGGAAAAAGTGGCTCATCACCGGATTCGGGAAAAATATGTGGTGGCGAACGGGAGCGAGGGAGAACCAGGAAGCCATAAGGACCACTTCCTGATCGAAACAAACCCGCATCAGATCCTCGAAGGGATGATCATCGCGTCCTTTGCTGTCCGGGCGCGCAAGGCCATCCTCTTCGTCAAGGACAGTTTTCCCCGCGGGATTGATGCCCTGAAAAAAGCCAGGGACGAAGCCCGGGAGGAAGGGTTCCTGGGAGATCGGATTTTGGGATCGGAGTTTTCCCTCGATCTGGAAATCTTTGTCGGTCCGAGCGCCTATATTGCCGGGGAAGAAACCGCTCTTCTGGAAGCGCTGGAAGGAAGGCTTCCGAAGCCCCGCCCGAAACCACCGGGCTATCCGACCGACAGAGGACTCTACAACTGTCCGACAGTCGTCAACAATGTCGAGACATACGCCCACGTATCGCATATCTTTCGCCATGGTGCCCATTGGTTTAAGCGGCGGGGACTCCCCAAGAGTCCGGGAACCATGGTTTTTTCTGTGACCGGCTCCGTGAAGCGTCCCATCGTCGTCGAATTGCCCCTGGGAACTTCCCTCCGGACTCTCGTGGAGGAATACGCTGGGGGAGCTCCGGACGGAGAACGCATTGAAAGCTTTTATCCGGGAGGACCTTCCTTTGGCGTGCTTCCCGCCAAGGACCTCGACACGCCCCTGGACTACGATGCCCTGAGGGCATTGGGATCCGGTATCGGATCCGGAGGAGTCATCGTTCTGTCCGACAAAGACTGCCCCGTTGCCACGGCCAGGCAGTTTGCCGCCTTTTATGAGACGGGTTCCTGCGGACAGTGTCCTCCTTGCCGGATTGGCACAGAAAACCTGCATGAGATCCTGGAACTCTTCGAGAACGGAAAAGCGTCCCGGGAAAACGTCCAGCGCATCCTCCGGATCTCCGACATGATCAAGGGCCGGGGAAACTGCGGTCTGATTACGGCATCCGCCTATTCGGTCGAATCTCTTGTCCGTCATTTTCCGGAAGAGTTCCAATCCCATCTGGACGACGGAGGTTGCCGGCGACAGCACCGGACACCCTTCTACCAGGAGGTCCTTCCCGTTGACGATTCCAAAATCTGA
- a CDS encoding YfgM family protein: protein MAYRIRKKGSTDQPATPPRPGTSTISSNGSAGSRPLPGFLDDRKKNPLIVAGLVGLVALAGVGLVWHIYSDKKKKEQEAAALETHAEQMFSKNMQNKKADWSSIDQLFEKVVKDYPDSSSAKVAPLFLASIQNQLAQPQKAVNWLHEGLEKNSGDTKILPFYYESLGVTFMSMKEYDQALAMFQKVIKFQGKTLADAAYYNIGKVYELLNQPALAILNYRKLQKKFPSSPWASEAEAYIKQQNPTASSPPPPLTPPQVTPAPSK, encoded by the coding sequence GTGGCTTACAGAATCAGGAAAAAAGGATCCACTGACCAGCCGGCAACCCCACCTCGTCCGGGTACTTCGACCATTTCATCGAACGGGAGTGCGGGAAGCAGGCCGCTTCCCGGTTTTCTGGACGACCGAAAAAAGAATCCCCTGATTGTCGCCGGACTCGTCGGACTGGTCGCTCTTGCCGGAGTGGGTCTTGTCTGGCATATCTACTCCGACAAGAAGAAGAAAGAACAGGAAGCGGCCGCTCTGGAAACACATGCCGAGCAGATGTTTTCGAAAAATATGCAGAACAAGAAAGCGGACTGGTCGTCAATCGATCAGCTCTTTGAAAAGGTCGTCAAAGATTATCCGGACTCTTCCAGCGCAAAAGTGGCTCCACTTTTCCTGGCATCCATTCAGAATCAGCTTGCCCAGCCCCAAAAAGCAGTCAACTGGTTGCACGAAGGACTCGAGAAAAATTCCGGAGACACAAAGATCCTGCCCTTCTATTATGAAAGTCTCGGCGTGACTTTCATGTCCATGAAAGAGTACGACCAGGCCCTGGCCATGTTTCAAAAGGTGATCAAGTTTCAGGGAAAAACGCTTGCGGATGCCGCCTATTACAATATTGGCAAGGTCTACGAACTTCTGAACCAGCCAGCTCTTGCTATCCTGAATTACCGGAAGCTCCAGAAAAAGTTTCCTAGCTCTCCCTGGGCTTCTGAAGCCGAAGCTTACATCAAACAGCAGAACCCCACGGCATCTTCCCCTCCCCCTCCCCTGACGCCTCCTCAGGTCACACCGGCTCCATCGAAATAA
- a CDS encoding Kelch repeat-containing protein, with translation MPSFIRTVSALVSLLIILLIDIPIVWGFEKPHPNFLPRWGASSGVLPDGKVIISGGFDGKDTGRTEIYDPKTGRWFHAMDDPVPRTSASAVVLPNGDFLVTGGYDQTYLGTTEVYLSAKNRWIKRSPDPTPRAGAAGALLKEGDVFVTGGFDDAGYTGVTERYDPVRDRWQSLKPDPIPRWAASAVTMDDGRVLVVDGYNGSTLGVCEIYDPARNAWSVLSSDPVSRWGGVVVSLGKNRILVLDGYRSDYLASLEEFFPLRGVWEKKREDPTPREKPVAVRLPSGKVLVLGGLNAGGFVSSIELYDPIHDVWNTLTRGTSSHRQGKINSSRKKF, from the coding sequence ATGCCATCTTTCATCCGGACTGTTTCTGCCCTTGTTTCTCTTTTGATCATCCTGCTCATCGATATCCCGATCGTGTGGGGGTTCGAAAAACCTCACCCCAATTTCCTGCCCCGTTGGGGAGCTTCTTCCGGTGTCCTTCCGGACGGAAAAGTCATCATCTCCGGAGGTTTTGACGGAAAGGACACCGGAAGAACAGAAATTTACGACCCCAAGACGGGCCGATGGTTTCATGCGATGGACGATCCTGTTCCCCGCACAAGTGCTTCGGCCGTCGTCCTCCCGAATGGCGACTTCCTGGTAACGGGAGGCTACGATCAAACCTATCTCGGCACGACAGAAGTGTATCTTTCGGCAAAGAATCGGTGGATCAAACGGTCTCCCGACCCGACTCCCCGAGCCGGAGCGGCAGGCGCGTTGCTGAAAGAGGGAGATGTCTTTGTCACAGGAGGTTTCGATGACGCAGGGTATACAGGGGTCACCGAAAGATATGATCCTGTCCGCGACAGATGGCAGTCCCTCAAACCGGACCCGATCCCCCGATGGGCAGCATCTGCTGTGACGATGGACGATGGCCGTGTTCTTGTTGTGGACGGATACAACGGGAGTACACTTGGCGTTTGCGAGATTTATGATCCGGCCAGAAACGCCTGGTCAGTTCTTTCCTCGGATCCAGTTTCCAGATGGGGAGGAGTTGTTGTTTCTCTGGGAAAAAACCGGATACTGGTGCTGGATGGGTATCGCTCGGATTATCTCGCATCGTTGGAAGAATTTTTCCCGCTCCGCGGTGTCTGGGAGAAAAAACGGGAAGACCCGACACCTCGGGAAAAGCCTGTCGCCGTTCGTCTTCCAAGTGGAAAAGTCCTGGTTCTCGGGGGACTGAATGCCGGAGGATTTGTTTCTTCCATTGAATTATACGATCCGATTCACGATGTCTGGAACACATTGACCCGGGGAACTTCGTCCCACCGGCAAGGCAAGATAAACTCTTCCAGAAAAAAGTTTTAA
- a CDS encoding C39 family peptidase encodes MKNQRQKILPCIVLTLLLWMGWGEQASFADWTLVGPKTYIVGIPPRYVHAWAHPRRIGRQKESNWCWAASVAMVLNFAHVPVTQEQIVKRMFGSDVNRPANMLQIMQAIDGWRSRFQGKVVVVKAFLEPSSEQILHDLYLNYPVILALKVGDKIGHAVVVTAAKFTEVNGGKQVDYFLVRDPWPNNPSEARLEPPLFKDIVGAIGVRISLRKE; translated from the coding sequence ATGAAAAACCAACGTCAAAAAATTCTACCGTGCATCGTCCTGACTCTTCTTCTCTGGATGGGATGGGGGGAACAAGCGTCTTTTGCTGACTGGACCCTTGTCGGCCCCAAAACCTATATTGTCGGGATTCCTCCACGATATGTCCACGCCTGGGCGCATCCCAGACGAATAGGCCGTCAAAAAGAGAGCAACTGGTGTTGGGCTGCTTCCGTAGCGATGGTGCTTAACTTTGCCCATGTCCCCGTCACACAGGAACAGATCGTCAAACGCATGTTTGGCAGTGATGTGAACCGGCCGGCCAACATGCTTCAAATTATGCAGGCCATTGATGGGTGGCGGTCCCGTTTTCAAGGGAAAGTTGTCGTGGTAAAAGCCTTTCTTGAGCCCTCTTCTGAACAGATTCTCCATGATCTGTATCTCAATTATCCTGTCATCCTGGCATTAAAGGTCGGGGACAAAATCGGTCATGCCGTCGTGGTGACCGCTGCCAAGTTTACCGAGGTCAATGGAGGCAAACAGGTGGATTATTTCCTTGTTCGTGACCCCTGGCCGAATAATCCGAGCGAAGCCAGACTGGAACCCCCTCTGTTTAAGGATATTGTCGGGGCAATTGGCGTCCGGATATCCCTCCGAAAAGAATGA
- a CDS encoding esterase-like activity of phytase family protein — MGKNVNRKWKASAKMISLGLGVSLVLGAGIQAQAVTVSTIAGSFHERGAIDGPGREARFEFPQGILAAPDGTIYIADTGNDMIRKISSNGLSGATPTPAELHHLSVDVEDIAGSDHRARYRDGVGANARFNNPEGMAISPDGKTLYVADSRNNMIRKIDLATKTVSTIAGHSFPSSGDGVGKEAGFETPRGLAISPDGKTLYVADSGNNAIRKIDLATNTVTTLAGAGKLMSGSADGVGVQATFHEPRSLAISGDGQVLYIADTRNNLIRKMVLATNSVSTLAGHPGFPGTLNGPGPDAYFYHPVSVTIDGNKLYVADGANADIRMVDLSTGVVSTVAGATLNGGVPIAGREDGSGVEGHFQFPGAVTVFHGVLFVADTPADTIREVSF; from the coding sequence ATGGGCAAAAACGTTAACCGAAAATGGAAAGCATCCGCCAAAATGATTTCCCTTGGCCTGGGTGTCAGTCTTGTTCTGGGAGCCGGCATACAAGCTCAGGCTGTCACCGTGTCCACAATTGCCGGGTCCTTTCATGAAAGAGGCGCTATTGACGGCCCAGGAAGAGAGGCTCGGTTCGAATTTCCCCAAGGGATTCTTGCCGCTCCCGATGGGACCATCTACATTGCAGACACCGGAAACGACATGATCCGGAAAATTTCTTCGAATGGTCTCTCAGGTGCAACACCCACCCCGGCTGAACTCCATCATCTTTCTGTCGATGTTGAGGATATTGCCGGATCCGACCATCGTGCCCGTTATCGCGACGGTGTCGGAGCAAATGCGAGGTTCAACAATCCGGAAGGCATGGCGATTTCTCCTGACGGAAAAACGCTTTATGTCGCCGACTCCCGGAACAATATGATTCGCAAGATCGACCTCGCTACCAAAACCGTTTCCACAATTGCCGGTCATTCTTTTCCCAGCTCTGGGGACGGAGTAGGGAAAGAAGCGGGATTCGAAACGCCGCGCGGGCTTGCCATTTCTCCGGATGGAAAAACGCTTTATGTCGCCGACTCTGGTAATAATGCCATTCGTAAGATTGATTTGGCCACGAATACCGTGACAACTCTGGCGGGAGCCGGAAAGCTGATGTCCGGGTCTGCCGACGGGGTCGGAGTTCAGGCCACTTTCCATGAGCCGAGATCGCTTGCCATTTCCGGAGACGGGCAGGTGCTCTATATTGCCGATACCCGCAACAACCTTATCCGGAAAATGGTGCTTGCAACCAATTCCGTTTCGACTCTGGCAGGGCATCCCGGTTTTCCAGGAACCCTGAATGGTCCAGGGCCGGATGCCTATTTTTATCATCCGGTTTCCGTGACAATTGACGGGAACAAACTCTATGTTGCGGACGGTGCGAATGCGGATATCCGGATGGTGGATCTTTCCACCGGTGTCGTTTCCACGGTGGCGGGTGCAACCTTGAATGGAGGCGTTCCTATCGCCGGACGGGAAGATGGCTCCGGCGTTGAAGGGCATTTTCAGTTCCCTGGCGCTGTTACGGTATTTCACGGCGTTCTCTTTGTGGCAGATACTCCGGCGGATACGATTCGGGAAGTCAGCTTCTAA
- the purE gene encoding 5-(carboxyamino)imidazole ribonucleotide mutase: protein MITPPSPGVEGTPLVGVVMGSTTDWKIMKVVSERLSSFGVPHEARVVSAHRTPDLLFEYARDARGRGLKILIAGAGGAAHLPGMLASSTTLPVLGVPIPSTLLNGMDSLLSIVQMPKGIPVGTLAIGEPGAENAALLALQILAVSDPGLTKKLEDFRQSLRKKVLESDLTKDTSS from the coding sequence ATGATCACTCCACCTTCTCCCGGCGTGGAAGGCACACCACTGGTCGGGGTTGTCATGGGAAGCACGACAGACTGGAAAATCATGAAAGTTGTCTCGGAACGCCTTTCTTCCTTCGGAGTCCCCCACGAAGCCCGCGTCGTATCGGCCCATCGGACCCCGGATCTTCTTTTTGAATATGCCCGGGATGCCCGGGGCAGGGGACTGAAGATCCTGATTGCCGGAGCCGGAGGAGCGGCCCACTTGCCGGGAATGCTGGCTTCCAGCACGACCCTGCCGGTTCTTGGCGTTCCCATTCCTTCCACCTTGCTGAACGGGATGGACTCCCTTCTTTCCATCGTCCAGATGCCAAAAGGGATTCCAGTCGGCACGCTGGCCATCGGGGAGCCCGGTGCCGAAAACGCGGCACTTCTGGCCCTCCAGATTCTGGCGGTCTCTGACCCCGGACTGACAAAAAAACTGGAAGATTTCCGTCAATCCTTGCGAAAAAAAGTTCTGGAAAGTGACCTGACAAAGGATACGTCTTCATGA